TAATGGGCtgatgctacacacacacacacaacgcacagtTTAACATGAGTGAGCTGTGAGGCTGAGAATGATTGGGTGAACTCATGATGATGTATCTGGGTGGAGACTTCCTGAGAAGAGGATGAACTGAAGGACAAAGCCTTTGTCGTCTCACATTTCTACTTAACGTCTGTGCTTCTCTGGGTTTAAGATGCAGCTTCGTGGAGTCCTGACCGTCCTGGTAATGAGTCTGTGCACAGGTAGGAACAAGTTAAATGTTGAATTAAACATGACCATCACATTATTTTGTTTAGGAATCATGACATTTTTAATTCCTGTACAGCTCATGGATTAAAATGTTACCAATGTGTGAACACTGACCCTAAGAGCTGCACAAACATAATCACTTGTTCAGCTGGAGTGGACCGCTGTTCCTCCGTCTCTTTGAACGGTATGTaccaaaaatattatattaatactaTAATATTGGTTattttaaaggccttttttcTGTCATGTCCCATAGGTTTCCTCACTAAGACCTGCATGAACAGTAACTTATGTGTAGGTCCAATCTCCTGCTGTGAGGGAGACTTGTGTAATGGGGCCATACCTACTGGTCCCAGTGCCGTCCTCTTGCTGGTGTCCTCAGCCATAATCACAGTCTTTATCTGATGATGTGGAAAAGCTAATAGCTTTTCCAATTATGGAAGAAACCATTGAACGAAAACAAAAAGGTGATTTAACTAATAAAGTAACTTACATGACATGTGCCACTTGTTGTCTGTAATCAATTGCGATTAAACAGTAACAGTTCAGTGTGGAAATTATTGTTTCttgtacttttgtttttatttaaaacagtcaTTTTCAGCTACGACAGTTTAGTCCAACATAACAGAATCGGGTGTAAACCACATGCTCATATTAGCAGGTGTGTTGTCATTAGACTGTAGATGTTTAAATCATAAACCACTGCTTCAGAAATCACAAATCTATGACTAATCTGTagtgtgtaaataaatacaaccAGAAGGCTACAAATTATCATATTCAGTTTATAACATTAGAGCCATAATGAGAAGAAGAAATTATTAGT
Above is a window of Betta splendens chromosome 9, fBetSpl5.4, whole genome shotgun sequence DNA encoding:
- the LOC114862747 gene encoding lymphocyte antigen 6G-like; this translates as MQLRGVLTVLVMSLCTAHGLKCYQCVNTDPKSCTNIITCSAGVDRCSSVSLNGFLTKTCMNSNLCVGPISCCEGDLCNGAIPTGPSAVLLLVSSAIITVFI